From the genome of Pseudomonas sp. WJP1:
TTTTCCGGCAAATGGTCGGCGATCACCCGCTCCAGCGCGTCGAGGTTGTGCCCGTGCTGCGCGGAAATCGGGATGATCTGTGCGTTCGGCAGCTGCTCCTGCAACCAACTCAGGTGCGGCATCAGCTCGGCCTTGTCCTCGATACGATCGGTCTTGTTCAGCGCCACGATCAGCGGACCGGTCACGTATTGCACGCGCTCGAGGACCATCTGGTCTTCGTCGGTCCACTTGGTACGGTCGACCACGAAGATCACCACGTCGACGTCTTTCAACGCCGCCGAAGCGGTCTTGTTCATGTAGCGGTTCAAGGCCTTTTCGCCGCCCTTGTGCATACCGGGCGTATCGACGTAGATCGCCTGCACATCACCCTCGGTCTTGATGCCGAGCATGTTGTGACGGGTGGTTTGCGGCTTGCGCGAGGTGATCGCCAGCTTCTGGCCGAGGATGTGGTTGAGCAGCGTGGACTTGCCCACGTTCGGACGGCCGACGATGGCAACATAGCCACAGCGCGTTGCGTTTGTATCAGTCATTGCCATTCTCCACACCCAGGGCAATCAGTGCTGCGGCGGCCGCTACCTGTTCGGCAATACGACGGCTCACACCCTGACCTCGGCTTTTTTCATTCAGAAGGGTGATTTCACATTCGACGAAGAACGTCCGGCAATGCGGTTCACCCTGGATATCCACCACTTCGTAACGCGGCAGCTCGCAACCACGGGACTGCAGGAATTCCTGCAGGCGGGTTTTTGGATCTTTGTTGGTGTCGACCAGCGTCAGGCCTTCGAACTCCCCAGCCAGCCAGGCCAGCACGCGCTCGCGCGCCACTTCCATGCCGGCGTCCAGGTAGATCGCGCCAATCAGTGCCTCCAGGGCATCGGCCAGAATCGACTCGCGACGGAAACCGCCGCTTTTCAGTTCACCGGAGCCCAGGCGCAGGTATTCGCCCAGATCGAAACCACGGGCCAGTACGGCCAGGGTCTCACCTTTGACCAGGCGTGCGCGCAAACGCGACAGCTGGCCTTCGCGGGCCAGCGGGAAGCGATCGAACAACGCCTCGCCGGCAACGAAGTTGAGGATGGCATCACCGAGGAATTCCAGGCGTTCGTTGTTACGCCCGGCAAAACTGCGGTGAGTCAGGGCCAGGACCATCAGTTCCTGGTCCTTGAAGGTGTAGCCGAGCTGACGCTCGAGACGGCTTAAGGAGACGCTCACGGTTTACCCACGCTGAGTTCGTGGTTGGATTCCACCGCCATCGCCGGGAATTGGCGCAGGCTTGGGACAATTAACGCTGTGTTCAAAAATAACGTCCTGAATATCGTTGTTTTCATGCCTCTGTCGCCGATTGTGCCGACTCCAGAAATGCATTCGGCGCTGTGTTCAACAGCGCCGTGTCTGATTACTGGATCAGGCCAACCCGCGAGAAATTCGGCAGGTGACTGAGTTTGGGTTCCGGCCAGCTCATCCAGACCGCGAAGGCCTTGCCGACGATATTCTTGTCGGGAACCATGCCCAGCAGATCCTTGGGAATGGCTGGATCATCCCAATAGCGACTGTCGTTGGAGTTGTCGCGGTTGTCGCCCATCATGAAGTAGTGCCCGGCGGGCACGGTCCATGTACGGTCCGGCGCTGCGCGGTAACGGCTCATTTCCTTGCGGATCAGGTGCTCGGCGACACCGAGTTTTTCCTTGTAGAGCTCGGCGCTGCCCAGCGTGCCCGGCTCGGAGCCGACCAGCTTTTCGGCAATCGACTCACCGTTGACGAACAGACGCTTGTCAGCGGTGTACCGCACCGTATCGCCCGGCAGCCCCACTACACGCTTGATGTAGTTGACGTTCGGATCGCTCGGATAACGGAACACCATCACATCGCCACGCTGCGGCTCACCGACTTCGATGACTTTCTTGTCGATCACCGGCAAGCGAATCCCGTAGGAAAACTTGCTCACCAGGATGAAGTCGCCGACGTCCAGGGTCGGTTTCATCGAGCCGGAAGGGATCTGGAACGGTTCCACCAGGAACGAACGCAGCACCAGCACGATGAACAACACCGGGAAGAACGACTTGCCGTATTCGACCAGCAAGGGTTCCTTGCTCAGCTTCTCGACCACCACCCCGTCAGGCTGGCTGACGCTGCCCTGATAGGAAGCGATGGCAGCACGCCGACGCGGCGCCAGGATCAACAGATCAAGCAACGCCAACAGGCCGCAGACGAACACGGCGATGACCAGCAACAGCGGGAAATTTAGTGACATAGGACCTAGCTATCCAACCTGAGCACGGCAAGGAAGGCTTCCTGTGGAATTTCCACGTTGCCGACCTGCTTCATGCGTTTTTTACCGGCCTTTTGCTTTTCCAGCAGCTTTTTCTTACGGCTTACGTCACCGCCGTAGCATTTGGCCAATACGTTCTTTCTGAGCGCCTTGACGGTTGTACGCGCCACAATCTGCCCGCCAATGGCGGCCTGGATTGCCACGTCGAACATCTGCCGCGGAATCAGTTCTTTCATCTTCTCGGTCAACTGGCGACCTTTGTAGTGCGCATTGTCACGGTGCACGATCAACGCCAGGGCGTCGACCTTGTCGCCGTTGATCAGCACGTCCAGTTTCACCAGACTAGCCGATTGGTAACGATCGAAATGGTAATCCAGCGAAGCATAGCCGCGGCTGGTGGATTTCAGGCGATCGAAGAAGTCCAGGACCACTTCGTTCATCGGCAAGTCGTAGGTCACTTGGACCTGGGAGCCAAGGAACAGCATGTCGACCTGCACACCACGTTTCTCGATGCACAGCGTAATGACGTTACCCAGGTGCTCTTGCGGCACAAGAATGTTGGCGCGCACGATCGGCTCGCGCATGTCTTCGATGGTAGACAGGTCCGGCAGCTTCGACGGGTTATCGACGTAGATCGTCTCGCCGGTCTTGAGCAGCAGTTCGAAGATTACCGTCGGCGCCGTGGTAATCAGGTCCAGGTCATACTCGCGCTCCAGGCGCTCCTGGATGATTTCCATGTGCAGCATGCCGAGGAACCCGCAACGGAAGCCGAAGCCCAGGGCGTCGGAGCTTTCCGGGGTGTACTGCAGCGACGAATCGTTCAGGGTGAGCTTTTGCAGGGCCTCACGGAAGTCTTCGAAGTCGTCGGAGCTGACCGGGAACAGGCCGGCGTAGACCTGCGGCTGGATGCGCTTGAAACCTGGCAGTACATCGACATCCGGCGTCGAGCTCAAGGTCAGGGTGTCACCCACCGGCGCACCGTGAATGTCCTTGATGCTGGCGATGATGAAGCCCACTTCACCGGCCTTCAGGTCGACGGTCGGGGTGTGTTTCGGGTTGAATACACCGACGCTGTCCACCAGGTGGACCTTGCCGGTGGACTTGACCAGGATCTTGTCACCCTTCTTCACGCGACCGTGGCGCACTCGCACCAGGGACACGACGCCCAGGTAGTTGTCGAACCAGGAGTCGATGATCAACGCTTGCAGCGGATCCTCGATGTTGCCGGTCGGCGCAGGAATGGTGGTGACCAGGCGCTCAAGCACTTCATCAACGCCCAGGCCGGTCTTGGCAGAGCACGTGACCGCGTCGGTGGCATCGATGCCGATGATTTTTTCGATTTCTTCCTTGACGCGGTCCGGATCGGCCTGTGGCAGGTCGATCTTGTTCAGCACCGGCATCACTTCCAGGCCCTGTTCGATGGCCGTGTAGCAGTTGGCAACCGACTGCGCTTCAACACCTTGACCGGCATCGACCACCAGCAGCGCGCCTTCACAGGCTGCCAGCGAGCGGCTCACTTCATAGGTGAAGTCAACGTGACCTGGGGTATCGATGAAGTTCAACTGGTAGTTGATCCCATCGCGAGCCTTGTAATACAGCGTGACGCTGTGCGCCTTGATGGTGATCCCGCGCTCACGCTCAAGATCCATGGAATCCAATACCTGGGCTTCCATTTCACGCTCGGCCAGGCCGCCGCACATCTGGATGAAACGATCGGCCAGCGTCGACTTGCCATGGTCAATGTGGGCGATGATGGAGAAATTGCGGATATGACTCAAATCACTCACGGATCAACACTCAAAAAGGCTGCAGGCATAGCCCGCCGAAAAATAGCCGGGAATTGTACCTGATCCACGGCGCAAGCGTCACGTTTGCAGGCCAGACGGCCCGTACAAAAACGCCCCGGTCTTGCGACAGGGGCGTTTTTTATCAGCAGTGAAGCGAGGAATTGGTCGCCATCAACCGGCGCGACGCAACAACCACAGCCCGGCCAGGGCACAGACACTGGCTGGCACGAGCACCGCAAACAGGGGCGAAAAACCGAAAACCAGGCTTGAAGGCCCCAGCAGATCCTGGGCAATACGGAAGGTGAAGCCCACCAGCACACCGGTAAACACCCGCTGACCGAGGGTCACCGAGCGCAGCGGACCAAAGATGAAGGAGATTGCCATCAGTACCAGGGCAGCGGTAACCAGCGGCTGCAACACCTTGACCCAAAATGCCAGCCAGTAGCGGCCATTGTTCAGTCCCTGGTCGGCAAGATAGTGGATATAGCCCCACAGCCCCGAGATCGACAGCGATTCCGGTGCCATGACCACCGTGCTCAGCAATTGCGGGCTCAACGCCACGTCCCAGCGCTCGACTGGGGCAGCCACCACTTCGGTGCTCTTTTCGTGGAATACCGTGGTGGTGACATCGGACAACTGCCAGTGATCCTTGTCGAACTCGGCGCGCTTGGCGAAGCTCGCCGACAGCATGTGCCGCTCTTTGTCGAAGTGATAGCGGGTCACGCCATACAGCAGGCCATTGGGTTGCACGGAGTTGACGTGGATGAATTCGTCACCCTGGCGATGCCACAGGCCGTGCTTGGCGCTTTGCGCGTCGCCACTGCCCTGGGCCAGCGAGCGGTTGGCCTGGGCGGCGCTTTCAGTCGCTGGCGCCACATACTCACCAATCAGCACCCCCACCACCATCAGCACCAGCATCGGCTTCATGACCGCCCAGACGATCCGCCCGATGGACACGCCGGCCGCACGCATGATGGTCAGCTCGCTGTTGCTGGCCAGGCTGCCGAGACCGATCAGGCAACCGATCAGGGCCGCCATCGGCAGCATGTCGTAGAGCCGGCGTGGCGCCGTCAGCAACACGTAGCTCAGGACGTCGACCAGGGTGTAGGTATCGCTGGCGTCGCCCATCTCGTCGATGAACGCGAACAACGTGGCCAGGCCGAGAATAATCCCCAATACCGCCAGGATCGCCACGAACACGCTGCTACCGATGTAGCGGTCGAGCTTAACCACGGGCCACCTCCAGCGCGCTGCGGCGACTCGCCATCTTCAAGCGTAAAGGCTCCCAGTAGAGCAGGCCCAGGCCAATGGCCAGGAATATCCCGTGCACCCACCACAAGCCCAGCGCTGGCGGGATCTTGCCCTTTTCAAGGGCGCCGCGAGCGGCAATCAGGATGGTCAGGTAGGCCATATAGAGAAGGATTGCCGGCAACAGCTTGAGGAAACGCCCTTGGCGCGGGTTGACCCGCGACAGCGGCACCGCCATCAAGGTGACGATGAACACCAGCAACGGCAGGGACAGGCGCCATTGCAGTTCGGTGCGCGAACGGATGTCTTCGCTGCCCAGTAAGGAAGCCGTGGTCATGGCGTCACGATCGGTCACTTCGTCGCTGACGTCCGGCTTGGGCAACAGCACGCCGTATTCGTCGTACTTGATCGCCCGGTAATCGGCCTGCCCAGGGTTGCCGTCATAGCGGTAGCCGTTATCGAGGATCAGGTAGCGGTTGCCGTCGGGGCGGATTTCCTGTCGGCCTTTTTCCGCCACCAGCACGGAGATCCCGCGATCCTTCTTGTCGGAACTGATGTTCTTTTGCGAAATGAAGACCCCCGCCAGATTGATGCGGTCGTCAGACAGCTGCTCGGTATAGGTCACCCGCGTGCCATCGCGCAGGGCCTGGAAGCGGCCAGGCTCGAGGGTGTCGAACTCGGTCAGGGCATCCTGCTTGTTCAGAAGCAACTGGAACTGATTGGCGCCCTGTGGCGCCAGGCTCAGGCTCAACCAGGCAACGAGCAGTGCAACCAGGGTGGCCGGGAACAGGGTCATGCGAAACAGGCGTTGCTGGCTCATGCCGGTGGCCGACAGCACGGTCATTTCGCTTTCAAGGTACAGGCGACCGTACGCCAGCAGGATCCCGAGAAACAGGCCCAGCGGCAGGATCAGCTGCAGGAACCCCGGCAGGCGAAAACCCATGATGAGGAACAGCGAGCCCGGATCCAGTTGACCGGAAGCGGCCTGCGCGAGGTACTTGATGAAGCGTCCGCTCATGATGATGACCAGCAGCACCGCACTGACGGCGCTCAAGGTCAACAGGACTTCGCGGGATAGATAACGGAAGACAATCAAACCAGACACTCCAGGGTTGTCAGGCTATGGCGGCCAAACAAGCAAACACATCAGACAGCCCGCAAGGCAGGGCCGTCGAAAAAGATGGCGCATTATCCTGTGATTGGGTGCGCCTGTCACTGCGCAATGCATTGGGGGAATGTAGGAGCGAGTGCTCCGGGCGGCGATCCGACGATGGTCGTCAACGATAACGCGGGAAGTCTGAGGCCCCGCGGCGGCCTCAGGTTTTTCGCGAGCAGGCTCGCTCCTGCATTGGCCGACAAAACCGCGAAGATCGTACAACCGAGGGTTGTCAGGCGCCGCTGGCGAGGTTCAAACTGCCGCCTTCGTCGCCAATCGATCCTGGCGCCTTTCTATTTATAAGCAAGCGCTGCCCGCACCTTGTCGAGCGCTTGTCTATTGACCATCAATTCAGGGACCCGGACATGGAACTGGTTGTAAAAAGCGTCAACCCGCAAACGTTGAAAACCGCCACGCTGGTGGTTGCCGTCGGCGAAGGCCGCAAGCTCGGCGCTGTGGCCAAACAGCTCGACGAACTCAGCGCTGGCGCCATCAGTGCCGTACTCAAGCGCGGCGACCTGGCCGGTAAGGTTGGCCAGAGCCTGTTGCTGCACAGCCTGCCGAACCTGAAAGCCGAGCGCGTATTGCTGGTCGGCGTGGGCAAGGATGAAGAACTGGGTGACCGCCCGTTCCGCAAAATCATTGCCGGCATCCTCAGCACGCTCAAAGGCCTGGGCGGCAGCGACGCCGTGCTGGCCCTGGACGAAATCGTCGTCAAGGGCCGCGACAGCTACGGCAAGACACGCCTGCTGGCCGAAACCCTGGTGGACGGCGAATACCAGTTCGACCAGTTCAAGAGCCAGAAAGCCGAGCCGCGCGCCCTGAAGAAAATCACCCTGGTGACCATCAAGGCCGCCGAGGCTGAAGTGCAACGCGCCGTGAACCACGCCACCGCCATTGCCAACGGCATGGCCTTGACCCGTGACCTGGGCAACCTGCCGCCGAACATCTGCCACCCGACTTTCCTTGGCGAGCAAGCCAAAGACCTGGGCAAGCAATTCAAGGACCTGAAAGTCGAAGTCCTCGATGAGAAAAAAATCAAGGCCCTGGGCATGGGCTCGTTCTACGCCGTCGGCCAGGGCAGCGCCCAGCCGCCACGCCTGATCGTCATGCAATACAACGGTGGCAAGAAGTCCGAGAAGCCCTACGCCCTGGTCGGCAAGGGCATCACCTTCGACACCGGCGGCATCAGCCTCAAGCCGGGCGCCGGCATGGATGAAATGAAGTACGACATGGGTGGCGCTGCCAGCGTGTTCGGCACCGTGCGTGCCGTGCTCGAACTGAAGCTGCCGATCAACCTGGTGTGCATCCTGGCTTGCGCCGAGAACATGCCAAGCGGCAATGCATCGCGCCCAGGCGACATCGTCACCACCATGAGTGGCCAGACCGTGGAAATCCTCAACACCGACGCCGAAGGCCGTCTGGTGCTGTGCGACGCCCTGACCTACTCCGAGCGTTTCAAGCCGCAAGCAGTGATCGACATCGCCACCCTGACCGGCGCCTGCGTGGTTGCACTGGGCTCGCACACCTCGGGCCTGCTGGGCAACAACGAGCAATTGATCGACCAACTGCTGAGCGCCGGCAAGGCGGCCGACGACCGCGCCTGGCAATTGCCGCTGTTCGATGAGTACCAGGAACAGCTGGACAGCCCGTTTGCCGACATCGCCAACATCGGTGGTCCGAAAGCCGGCACCATCACGGCGGCCTGCTTCCTGTCGCGCTTCACCAAGAACCTGAACTGGGCGCACCTGGACATCGCCGGCACCGCATGGACCAGTGGCGGCAAGGACAAGGGCGCCACTGGCCGTCCGGTTCCGCTGCTGACCCAATACCTGCTGGACCGCGCCAAAGCCTGAAACCAATGATCCCGGGCGGCGTCACTTTCGAGTGACGCCGCACAAGGGTCAGGAACCGCAATGACCAAAGTCGACTTCTATATCCTGCCCAGTGCCGATCCTTCGGCGCGGCTGGATTTCGCCTGCAAGCTCACCGAAAAAGCCTGGCGCATGGGCCATCGCGTCTATCTGCATTGCAGCGATGCGGCCCAGCGTGACGATCTCGATGCGCGCCTGTGGGCCTTCAAGGGCGAAAGCTTCGTGCCCCACGGCCCCGCCGAAAGCGAACCGGACAGCCTGATCGTACTGGGCTTTGGCGATGACTGCGGTCAGCATCAGGACCTGCTGGTCAATCTCGACCTGAAAGTGCCGGCCTTTGCCCAGCGTTTCGCCCGCGTGGCGGAAGTGGTGGTCGAAGATCCGGTCATACGTACAGCTGCGCGGGAGAGTTTCCGTTTCTACCGCGAACAGGGCTATCCTCTGCAAGATCACCGTTTACAGCGACTCTGAGCATTCCGATGGACACTCCAAAACCGCTGCAACAATCCGCGCACTTGTTGGACGACCTCGAATCGATCCGCCAATTGCTCGGCGATGACAACCTGCAACCGCCTCTTCTGACCGACACCGTTGAAGAAGGTGACCAGGAACAGATTCCGATGCTGTTCGACACCGTCAGCGAACCCACGCCGGCCGTCGCACCGACACCGCCCAAGCCCGCCGCCGAACCCGCGCCGAGCAACAACCAGAACGCCGACGCGTTGCTTTACCTGGACAGCGAACTGCGCGCCGCCGCGCAATTGATCATGCAAGACGTGATCGACGACTTCGCGCCGCACATCGAAACCGAAATCAAACGCCGCCTCAGTGCGCGGATGGAGCGGTTACTGAGCCAGTACAACGACTGAACCAAACACCGCCCCCTGTAGGAGTGAGCCTGCTCGCGATGGCGGTGTGCCAGTCACCATTCAAGTCGACTGACACACCGCCATCGCGAGCAGGCTCACTCCTACAAGGGATCTGCCGCGCCGTTAATATGGCGCGCCGTCCGCACTCGCTCGCCCTGCGCCCCATGCCCCGCTATACTTGCCGGCTTTTCCTGAACAAATGCCAATAGGGTCCCGCCGCGCATGGATAAGACCTACCAGCCGCACGCCATTGAAACTTCCTGGTACAACACCTGGGAGTCAGAGAATTACTTCGCCCCGCAAGGCGCGGGCGAGTCCTACACCATCATGATCCCGCCGCCGAACGTCACCGGCAGCCTGCACATGGGGCATGGCTTCAACAACGCGATCATGGACGCCCTGATCCGTTTCCGCCGCATGCAGGGTCGCAACACCCTGTGGCAACCGGGTACCGACCACGCCGGTATCGCCACGCAGATGCTGGTGGAGCGTCAACTCGAAGCCCAGGGCCAGAATCGCCACGACCTGGGCCGCGACAAGTTCCTGGAGAAAGTCTGGGAATGGAAGGATCAGTCCGGCGGCAATATCAGCCGTCAGATCCGTCGTCTCGGCTCGTCCGTGGACTGGAGCCGCGAGCGCTTCACCATGGACGACGGCCTCTCGGAAGCCGTGAAGGAAGCGTTCGTGCGCCTGCACGAAGATGGCCTGATCTACCGCGGCAAGCGCCTGGTCAACTGGGACACCAAGCTGCACACGGCGATTTCCGACCTTGAAGTGGAAAACCACGACGAGAAAGGTTTCCTGTGGAACCTGAAGTACCCGCTGGCCGATGGCGCCAAGACCGCTGAAGGCAACGCATTCCTGATCGTCGCGACCACCCGTCCGGAAACCATGCTCGGCGACTCCGCCGTCGCGGTTAACCCGAACGATGAGCGCTACAAAGCCCTGATCGGCAAATTTGTCGAGCTGCCGCTGGTCGGCCGCCGCATCCCGATCATCGCCGACGATTACTGCGATCCTGAATTCGGCACCGGCTGCGTGAAAATCACCCCGGCCCACGATTTCAACGACTACGAAGTCGGCAAGCGCCACAACCTGCCGCTGCTGAACATCTTCGACAAGAACGCCAATGTCCTGCCTGCGGTTCAGGCGTTCAACCTCGATGGCACCTTGAACGAATCGATCGACGGCAAGATCCCGGCTGAATATGCCGGCCTGGACCGCTTCGAAGCGCGCAAGCAGATCGTCGCGGCGTTCGAGGCCGCGGGCCTGCTGGTCAGCGTCGACGATCACGCCCTGAAAGTGCCGAAAGGCGACCGTTCCGGCACCATCATCGAGCCGTGGCTGACCGACCAATGGTACGTGTCCACCAAGCCGTTGGCCGAGCCTGCGATTGCCGCCGTTGAAGACGGTCGCATCCAGTTCGTGCCGAAACAGTACGAAAACATGTACTTCTCGTGGATGCGTGACATTCAGGACTGGTGCATCAGCCGTCAGCTGTGGTGGGGCCACCGGATTCCGGCCTGGTACGACGAGTCGGGCAAAGTCTACGTCGGTCGCGACGAAGCCGAAGTACGCGCCAAGCACAACCTCGGCCCGGATGTTGCGCTGCAACAGGACAACGACGTACTCGACACCTGGTTCAGCTCGGGCCTGTGGACCTTCTCCACCCTGGGCTGGCCGGAACAGACCGAGTTCCTGAAGAAATTCCACTCCACCGACGTGCTGGTCACCGGCTTCGACATCATTTTCTTCTGGGTTGCCCGGATGATCATGCTGACGATGCACCTGATCAAGAACGAGGATGGTACGCCGCAGGTGCCGTTCAAGACCGTCTACGTGCACGGCCTGGTGCGTGATGGCCAGGGCCAGAAGATGTCCAAGTCCAAGGGCAACGTCCTTGACCCGCTGGACATCATCGACGGTATCGAACTGGAAGAGCTGGTGCAGAAACGCACCTCCGGCCTGATGCAGCCGAAACTGGCGAAGAAGATCGAGAAGCAGACCCGCGACGAGTTCGCCGAGGGCATCGCCAGCTACGGCACCGACGCCCTGCGCTTCACGTTCTGCTCGCTGGCCTCCACCGGTCGCGACATCAAGTTCGACATGGGCCGCGTCGAAGGCTATCGCAACTTCTGCAACAAGATCTGGAACGCTGCGCGCTACGTGCTGGACAAGGGCGAAGACTGCGGCCAGAACGGCGAAGCCTACGAGCTCTCGCTGGCTGACCGCTGGATCATTTCGCAGCTGCAACGCACCGAAGCCGAAGTGACCCGCCAGCTCGACCAGTTCCGTTTCGACCTGGCCGCGCAAGCCTTGTACGAGTTCATCTGGAACCAGTATTGCGACTGGTACCTGGAACTGTCCAAACCTGTGCTGTGGGACGAAAACGCGCCGGTCGAACGCCAGCGCGGCACCCGTCGCACCCTGGTTCGCGTGCTCGAAGTCGCCCTGCGCCTGGCGCACCCGTTCATGCCGTTCATCACCGAAGAAATCTGGCAGCGCCTTGCGCCGCTGGCCGGTATCGAAGGCAAGACGATCATGCTGCAACCTTGGCCAGTGGCCAATGAAGCACGCATCGACCAGGCCGCCGAAGACGACATCGAATGGCTCAAGGGCCTGATGCTCGGCACGCGTAACATCCGTGGCGAGATGAACATCGGCCCGGGCAAACCGCTGCCGCTGTACCTCAAGAACGTCAGTGCAGAAGATCAGCGTCGCCTGAGCGAGAACGAAGCGTTGCTCAAGAAACTGGCACGCCTGGAATCGATCACCGTACTGGCCGCTGGCGAAGAGGCACCGCTGTCCGCCACCGCACTGGTCGGCGAGATGGAAGTGCTGGTGCCAATGGCCGGCTTGATCGACAAAGGCGCCGAGCTTGCGCGTCTGGACAAGGAAATCCAGCGCCTGCAAGGCGAAGTGCAGCGCGTCGGCGGCAAGCTGTCCAACGCCGGGTTCGTTGACAAGGCACCTGCCGAAGTCATCGACAAGGAACGCGCCAAACTGGCCGAAGCCGAACAGGCTCTGGGCAAGTTGGCCGAGCAGCATGCGCGGATTGCCAGCCTGTAACGGCAGATCGCAATAAGAAAGGGAGGCCCAAGTGGCCTCCCTTTTTTATTCCAGAAACACCAACATCCATTGTAGGAGTGAGCCTGCTCGCGATAGCGGTATGCCAATCGCGATCGTCATCGACTGAACCACCGCTATCGCGAGCAGGCTCACTCCTACAATTGGTCGGTGTTGCCCCACAGATGTGGGACAATGCCCGCCACTTTTAGCCATACCCGAATCGACACGCCCATGACCGCCCCCCGCACACCCAAACCTGCGCGTAAAAAGCCCGTATCCGCGACCCCGGCCAAAGCCGTGGAACCGCGTGAGAAGGCCAGCCTGCATCCGCGCAATCGCCATCAGGGTCGTTACGACTTCCCGGCGCTGATCAAGACCACGCCGGAACTGGCGAAGTTCGTGATCATCAACCCGTACGGCAAGGAAAGCATCGACTTCGCCAGCCCGGATGCGGTCAGGGTATTCAACCGGGCACTGCTCAAGTCGTTCTACGGCATCGCCCATTGGGACATTCCGGCCGACTACCTGTGCCCGCCGGTTCCGGGTCGTGCGGATTACGTGCACTTCCTGGCGGACCTGCTGGCCAGCGCCAATGAAGGTGTGATTCCGCGCGGCGCCGCGGTCAAGGTGCTGGACATCGGCATGGGCGCCAACTGTGTATATCCGCTGATCGGCCATAGCGACTACCGCTGGCAGTTCCTCGGCTCAGAGATTGATTCGACCGCCATCGCTGCGGCCAAAGCCATCATTCAAGCCAATGGCCTGAACAAAGCCATTCAGATTCGCCAGCAGAGCAATCCCAAGCAGATTTTGCTGGGGCTGCTGGAGAGCGCCGAGCGCTTTGACCTGACGATGTGCAACCCACCGTTCCACGCCTCGCTGGACGAAGCTACGCGCGGCAGCACACGCAAGTGGCGCGCGTTGGGCAAGGCCGATCCGAAACGCAAACTGCCGGTGCTGAATTTTGGCGGTCAGGCCGCGGAATTGTGGTGTGAGGGCGGTGAAGCGCGATTCGTCACCCAACTGATCAGCGAAAGCGCGCAGGTGGGGCAACAGGTGCTGTGGTTCAGCACACTGGTATCGAAAGCTTCGAACCTGCCAGCAATCCAGACCGCGCTGAAAAAAGCCGGGGCACTGCAAAGCCAGGTGGTGGAAATGTCCCAGGGCCAGAAACAGAGTCGCTTCGTGGCGTGGACGTTCCAGACCCCAGCGCAACAACAGGCCTGGCGTCAGGCGCGCTGGGTGAAACCTTCAGCGTAATAAACTGCGGACACAAAAAAACCGTGCCCGGATCACTCCGGCGCACGGTTTTTTTTTAACAAATCTTACTTGTTAACAGCGTCGGTCAGGCCTTTAGCCACAACCAGCTTGATCACTTTCTTGGCAGCGATTTCGATGGCAGCGCCAGTCGAAGGGTTACGGCCAGTACGGGCAGGAC
Proteins encoded in this window:
- the rlmF gene encoding 23S rRNA (adenine(1618)-N(6))-methyltransferase RlmF, which gives rise to MTAPRTPKPARKKPVSATPAKAVEPREKASLHPRNRHQGRYDFPALIKTTPELAKFVIINPYGKESIDFASPDAVRVFNRALLKSFYGIAHWDIPADYLCPPVPGRADYVHFLADLLASANEGVIPRGAAVKVLDIGMGANCVYPLIGHSDYRWQFLGSEIDSTAIAAAKAIIQANGLNKAIQIRQQSNPKQILLGLLESAERFDLTMCNPPFHASLDEATRGSTRKWRALGKADPKRKLPVLNFGGQAAELWCEGGEARFVTQLISESAQVGQQVLWFSTLVSKASNLPAIQTALKKAGALQSQVVEMSQGQKQSRFVAWTFQTPAQQQAWRQARWVKPSA